The window CACGGCGAGGAATTTTTCGAGCATGGGAACGACAGCCATGGCCGCTCAACCTATGAGGAAGTCCTCCGGGTCCCCTTCGTTGTGTATTGGCGGGATAAGGTCCCTTCGGGAGCGATGTACGACGGGATGGTCAGGCTCATTGATGTTATGCCGACGATCCCCGCTCTCCTGGGGATGAAACCGCCGGATGAGATCCAGGGGAGAAGCTTTGCAGCGCAACTCGTCAAGCCGACCGCCCCCGAGCCGGAGCGAAAGCTCTTCGCCCAAGTTGTCCAGGACACCTTTGCATTGGAGATGGTTCGGGACGGTCGCTATAAACTCATTCGGCACCTTCGCGGCCCCCACCGGGGTCTTGAAGAGCTCTATGACTTGAACCAGGACCCCCTTGAGAGAACCAACCTTGCGCTGAAAGCCCGAGCAGAGGTGGCTGTCTTGAAGCGAGAACTTGAGGTCTTTAACACATCGTTAAGCCAGACTGCAGGCCGAATCGGGGCGGAGCAGGTCCAGACGCTGGATCGGGATACGGAAAGGGCTCTGCGATCGCTCGGATATATCAAGTAGGTCGGAACGAAACAATGTAAAGGAGGAATAACGATGGCGGACACAGTGAACAGAGGTTTCGTAGTCTGGTTTACGGGGTTACCGAGCTCTGGAAAGAGCACCCTGGCGGGGCTGTTAGCGCAGGAGCTTCCTCTTCGGGGTCTGCCGGTGGAGATCTTGGACGGCGATGAAGTCCGTCAGCGTTTGACCAAGGGTCTTGGCTTCTCCAAGGAGGATCGGGACGAGAACATCCGTCGGATCGCCTTTGTCGCAAAGCTCCTTTCGCGCAACAACGTGTGCGCTATTACAGCAGCGATTTCGCCTTATCGGTCGGTACGCGATGAAGCAAGGAGGGACATGGGTCGGTTCGTGGAAGTCTATGTGAAATGTCCCCTGGAGACCTGTATCGCCAGAGACGTGAAGGGCCTCTATCGTCGGGCTCTGGCCGGAGAGATCCAGAACTTCACCGGGATCTCGGATCCCTATGAAGAGCCATTAAACCCAGAGGTGGTGGTCGAAACCGATCAAGAAAGCACTGAGGCCAGTCTCGGAAGAATCGTAAGGAGGTTAGACGAATTAGGCTATCTCACGCTCGGTCAGCCCCAGGAGACAACCCATGTCCCGATCCCGACCTATCTCGTTCAGAAGATTAAGACGAGGCTCGATGGAGACTCTCGGAAGAATCCCTCTACCTACGTTGTCGAGGTGCTCAGCGGGCTCCTCGGCGAGGAGCAACCTGTTACCATGACGGGAGAACGGAAAGCCCTCATAGAGGCTCGCCTGAAGGCATTGGGATACCTGGAATAGGGAGGGGTGAGATGCTGCCGAAACCGCATGGCGGAAGGCTTATCGAGCGTGTGCTTAAGAACGAAGAACGAAAGCGGATGGTCGAGGAGGCCGTTCGGCTCCCCTGCCTGGAGCTTACTGCCGAGCTTGCCAAGGAGGCGATGAACATCGCCTCGGGGGTCTTCAGCCCTCTCGAAGGCTTTATGACTAAAGCGGATTGTGAATCTGTGCAGATCAGTGGAAGACTGGCTGATGGTCTCCCTTGGACCATCCCGATCATCCTTGATGTGTCGGAGGAGGAAGCTGGGAGGCTGGGAGACAGAGTAGCGCTTTCCTATCATGGCGAGCCTTTCGCCGTGCTCGACGTTCAAGAGATCTACGCATACAACCGCGAAGCTTTGTCCTCTGCCGTCTTCGGCACAGTCGATCCCCGCCATCCTGGGGTAGAGCG of the Candidatus Methylomirabilis lanthanidiphila genome contains:
- a CDS encoding Sulfatase, whose protein sequence is HGEEFFEHGNDSHGRSTYEEVLRVPFVVYWRDKVPSGAMYDGMVRLIDVMPTIPALLGMKPPDEIQGRSFAAQLVKPTAPEPERKLFAQVVQDTFALEMVRDGRYKLIRHLRGPHRGLEELYDLNQDPLERTNLALKARAEVAVLKRELEVFNTSLSQTAGRIGAEQVQTLDRDTERALRSLGYIK
- a CDS encoding adenylylsulfate kinase yields the protein MADTVNRGFVVWFTGLPSSGKSTLAGLLAQELPLRGLPVEILDGDEVRQRLTKGLGFSKEDRDENIRRIAFVAKLLSRNNVCAITAAISPYRSVRDEARRDMGRFVEVYVKCPLETCIARDVKGLYRRALAGEIQNFTGISDPYEEPLNPEVVVETDQESTEASLGRIVRRLDELGYLTLGQPQETTHVPIPTYLVQKIKTRLDGDSRKNPSTYVVEVLSGLLGEEQPVTMTGERKALIEARLKALGYLE